A genomic window from Streptomyces broussonetiae includes:
- a CDS encoding PhzF family phenazine biosynthesis protein produces MTDYDILRVFCGPTGGHGNALGVVRDGSVLPERSDRQTLAAELGFSETVFVDDPERGVIDIYTPTLRLPFAGHPCVGTAWLLDVPELVTPAGVVGARLDGEFSWIEARAEWAPARTLRQYAGPTEVDALDVPPPGEWIYAWAWEDEAAGRIRARAFPGRDDGIDEDEATGAAAILLTDRLGRALNITQGRGSQILTAPQPHGWVEVGGRVFLERECSPSAGRSAGTPRPAR; encoded by the coding sequence GTGACTGACTACGACATACTCCGCGTCTTCTGCGGACCGACCGGCGGCCACGGCAACGCACTCGGTGTCGTGCGCGACGGCTCGGTCCTGCCCGAGCGGAGCGACCGGCAGACGCTGGCGGCCGAACTCGGCTTCAGCGAGACCGTGTTCGTGGACGACCCCGAGCGCGGTGTGATCGACATCTACACCCCCACCCTGCGGCTGCCCTTCGCCGGTCACCCCTGCGTCGGCACCGCCTGGCTGCTCGACGTGCCCGAACTCGTCACTCCCGCCGGAGTCGTCGGAGCCCGGCTGGACGGCGAGTTCAGCTGGATCGAGGCCCGCGCCGAGTGGGCCCCTGCGCGCACCCTGCGCCAGTACGCCGGCCCCACCGAGGTCGACGCCCTCGACGTGCCCCCGCCGGGGGAGTGGATCTACGCCTGGGCCTGGGAGGACGAGGCGGCCGGCCGGATCCGCGCCCGCGCCTTCCCCGGCCGCGACGACGGCATCGACGAGGACGAGGCCACCGGCGCGGCGGCGATTCTCCTCACGGACCGGCTCGGCCGTGCCCTCAACATCACCCAGGGCAGGGGCTCCCAGATCCTCACGGCCCCACAGCCGCACGGGTGGGTGGAGGTCGGCGGGCGCGTGTTCCTCGAGCGTGAGTGTTCCCCGAGCGCTGGGCGCTCGGCGGGAACTCCTCGCCCAGCGCGCTGA